In the Streptomyces cinnamoneus genome, ATGTACTTCTGGTCGGCGCTGATCGCCTTCGGCACGGTGGCCTACTCCGTGAACTCCGCCAGTGTCTGGATCCTGCTGGTGATCGTCGCGCTGAGCGCGGTGGGTCTGGTGCTGCTGCTGATGCCGCGCTTCACCCCGCGCGCCCCGCGCTGGGCCGAGCGCTTCGTGCCGCCCCGCTACCGCCGCAAGGCCGTTCCGGCGGCCCCGGCCGCCGAGGCCGCCACCGCCGCGGGGGAGCGCCGGGGCGAGCCCGTACCCGCGGGTCTGCACGGGGCCACGGCCATCGGCGACCGCTCGCGCTTCGCCCACGGCAGGAAGATCGGCACCGGCTCCTGAAAGGGTGCACATAGCAGAGGAATCCGCCCCTCGTCACCCCGGTGACCTGGGGCTTGACCCTTCCGTGTGACGTGCGGCACACGATGTAGGTAAAGACCTCATCAAATAGTTTGTGATACCGTTCACGAAACCCGGTGCTAAAGCCGAAGGACCGTAGTGCGACGGCCCTTTGTCGCGAGGTCCCCTCTGATTTCCGGGGATACGCTCGTCCACGACGAATCGTTGCTTCCGACCTTCGCCGGAGAAACCCTTCATGCAGTCCAACGACGCCCGAACACTCATGCAGTGCGCCGTCCCGACCGCCGTCGCAGGCGTGGTCGCCGTCGCTGCCGGCTTCGTGCTCGCCGGAGGCAAGGGAGCGATCGGCGCCGCCGTCGGCACCGCCGTCGCCGGCGGAGTGATGGCCATGGGCCTCTTCGTCCTCCAGCGCACCGCCAAGTCGTTTCCGCACTTGTTCCAGGCCATGGGCCTGGTGCTCTACGTGACGCAGTTCCTGATCTCCGCGGTCGTTCTCGCGGTCTTCCGGGACACATCGCTGTTCAACACCCGCGCCTTCGCGTTCGCCCTGCTCGGTGCGGTCCTCGTGTGGACCGCCGCGCAGACGCGCGCCTACATGAAGGCCAAGATCCTTTATGTGGAGCCCGAGGCCTCCGAGGCCCGGGAGTCCACGCCCGCCGGGTCTCCGACGTGACCGGTAGGGCCGGGATAAGTGCTCGTGTGCTCACCTGCTATCGTCCGGTGCCATCTGAGGCACAGTGGGCGCAGGCGGCTGAACTCCCGACATTCCCGGGAAGCGATCGGCGGTCCATGCAGCTGATGCCGCTTACGCCGATCGGTCACGCGCCGATCACCTGCCCCCCCATCCGCAAGACCAGTCCAGTGCCGTTCCGTGGCTTCGCGCCGCGCCGACACAACGAGGTTGCCGTACCCATGCGCCACGCTGAAGGAGCTCGCGGTGAGTGCTGACCAGACGCTGCTCGCCTTCGAGACCGATTGCCACATCTTCGATGGGTGCGGCTTCCCGGCTCCAGGCCTTCACTCGTTCCTGTTTGAGCCGATCTTCAGCATTGGCGGTTACGACTTCAACAAGCCGATGCTGCTGGCCGTGCTGACCACGGTCATCGTCATCGGCTTCTTCTGGGCGGCATTCGGCAAGGCCAAGGTGGTCCCGGGCAAGCTCCAGATGGTGGGCGAGGCGGGCTACGACTTCGTCCGCCGGGGCATCGTCTACGAGGCGCTCGGCAAGAAGCAGGGCGAGAAGTACGTCCCCTTCATGGTCTCGCTGTTCTTCTTCGTCTGGATCATGAACCTGTGGTCGATCATCCCGGTCGCCCAGTTCCCGGTCACCTCGATCATCGCCTTCCCGGCGGCGCTCGCGCTGATCGTCTACGTCATGTGGATGACCCTGACCTTCAAGAAGCACGGCTTCGTCGGCGGTCTGAAGAACATCACCGGCTACGACAAGTCGCTCGGCGGGGTGCTGCCGCTGGCCGTCGTCCTCGAGTTCTTCTCGAACGTGCTCATCCGGCCGTTCACCCACGCCGTCCGGCTCTTCGCCAACATGTTCGCCGGCCACCTGCTGATCCTGATGTTCACCGTCGCCAGCTGGTACCTGCTGAACGGCATCGGCATCGCCTACGCCGGCGTCTCGTTCGTGATGACCATCGTGATGACGGGCTTCGAGCTCTTCATCCAGGCCGTTCAGGCGTACGTCTTCGTCCTGCTGGCCACGAACTACATCCAGGGCGCGCTCGCCGAGCACCACTGAGCACCTCGCCTGCCCAGTCCAACAATCGTCCGGTGGCCAACCCCCACCGGTCCGTGAAAGAGAAGGAAGAACGAGCATGTCTGCTGCTCTCCAGACCATCGCCGCTGGTGTCGAGATCAAGGGCAACCTGGGCTCGATCGGCTACGGCCTGGCCGCGATCGGCCCCGGCGTCGGCGTCGGCATCGTCTTCGGTAACGGCACCCAGGCGCTGGCCCGTCAGCCCGAGGCCGCCGGCCTGATCCGTGCCAACCAGATCCTCGGCTTCGCCTTCTGTGAGGCGCTCGCCCTGATCGGTCTGGTCATGCCGTTCGTCTACCCGACCTCCTGATCCGCGGCCTGACGACCACCTTTTTCGACGAAAGGCACTGATGTGAACGCCCTGATGTTGGCGTCCGAGGGGGAGCTGGAAAACCCCCTCCTCCCGCCGATCCCAGAGCTCGTCATCGGTCTCGTCGCCTTTGCCATCGTCTTCATCTTCCTGGGCAAGAAGCTCCTCCCGAACATCAACAAGGTTCTGGACGAGCGCCGGGCGGCCATCGAGGGCGGCATGGAGAAGGCCGAGGCCGCGCAGGCCGAGGCTCAGCAGGTGCTCGAGGACTACCGGGCCCAGCTCGCCGACGCCCGCCACGAGGCCGCGCGTCTGCGCCAGGAGGCGCAGGAGCAGGGCGTCGCGCTGATCGCCGAGATGCGGTCCGAGGGCCAGCGGCAGCGTGAGGAGATCATCGCTGCCGGGCACGCCCAGGTCGAGGCCGACCGCAAGGCCGCCGCGGCCTCGCTCCGCCAGGACGTGGGCCAGCTCGCCATCGACCTGGCCGGCAAGATCGTGGGCGAGTCCCTCGCGGACTCCGCCCGGCAGAGCCGCACCATCGACCGTTTCCTCGACGCCCTTGAGGAGAAGTCGGTGGACGTGACGAAGGCAGAGGCGACCCGATGAGCCTTGCGAGCCGGGAGGCCACGGCCTCCGCACGCGAGAGCCTCGACGCGCTCGCGGACAACACCTCCGTGGACGCGGCGAAGCTCGCCGAGGAGCTTGCGGCCGTCACCGCACTGCTGGACCGCGAGGTGTCGCTGCGTCGGGTCCTCACCGACCCGGCGCAGGACGGCGAGGCCAAGGCCGGGCTGGCGAAGCGCCTGCTGGGCGGCCAGGTGGGCGACGAGTGCGCCGACCTCGTCGCGGGCATGGTCCGCTCCCGCTGGTCGCGCTCGCGCGACCTGGTGGACGCGATCGAGGAGCTCGCCAGCGGCGCCGACCTCATCGCCGCCGAGCGCGCCGGTGATCTGGACGACGTCGAGGACGAGCTGTTCCGCTTCGGCCGGATCGTCGCCTCGAACTCGGAGCTGCGCTCCGCGCTGACCGACCGCGTGGCCGTCCGGTCCGCCAAGGCCGGCCTGCTGCACGAGCTCCTGGGCGGCCGGGCCAACCCGGTCACCGAGCGCCTGGTCGTCCGACTGGTGACCGCGCCGCGTGGCCGTAGCCTGGAGGCGGGGCTGAACGCCCTCTCCAAGCTGGCCGCCGACCGCCGGGACCGCATGGTCGCGGAGGTCGTGTCCGCGGTGCCGCTGACCGACCAGCAGAAGCAGCGCCTCGGTGAGGGGCTCGCCAAGCTGTACGGCAGGCGTGTCCACCTCAACCTGGACGTGGACCCCGAGGTCCTCGGCGGCATCCAGGTGCGGATCGGCGACGAGGTCATCACCGGCACCATCGCCGACCGGCTCGCCGAGGCGAGCCGCCGGATGGCCGGCTGACCAGCCACCAACTCAAGAGCAAACTGACGGCCCGAGTTGGGTCGACGGTGTCCTCTGGGGGCCCGCAGCGCAGCTGCTGTGGGAGTAACTCCCCAGACCCCCAGAATTACTTCGGGCCCAACAAGGAGAGCAGGGAACCCAGATGGCGGAGCTCACGATCCGGCCGGAGGAGATCCGGGACGCACTGGAGAACTTTGTCCAGGCGTACAAGCCGGACGCGGCCTCGCGCGAGGAGGTCGGTACGGTCAGCGTTGCCGGCGACGGCATCGCGAAGGTCGAGGGTCTTCCCTCGGCCATGGCGAACGAGCTGCTGAAGTTCGAGGACGGCACCCTCGGTCTCGCCCTCAACCTCGAGGAGCGCGAGATCGGTGCGGTCATCCTCGGCGAGTTCAGCGGCATCGAGGAGGGCCAGCCGGTGCAGCGCACCGGTGAGGTGCTCTCCGTCGCGGTCGGCGAGGGCTACCTCGGCCGCGTCGTCGACCCGCTGGGCAACCCGATCGACGGCCTCGGCGAGATCGCGACCGAGGGCCGCCGCGCCCTCGAGCTGCAGGCCCCCACGGTCATGCAGCGCAAGTCGGTCCACGAGCCGATGGAGACCGGCTACAAGGCCGTCGACGCGATGACCCCGGTCGGCCGTGGCCAGCGTCAGCTGATCATCGGTGACCGCCAGACCGGCAAGACCGCCCTGGCCGTCGACACGATCATCAACCAGCGCGACAACTGGCGCACCGGCGACCCGAAGAAGCAGGTCCGCTGCATCTACGTCGCCATCGGCCAGAAGGGCTCCACCATCGCCTCCGTGCGCGCGGCGCTGGAGGAGGCCGGTGCCCTGGAGTACACGACCATCGTCGCGGCCCCCGCGTCCGACCCGGCCGGCTTCAAGTTCCTCGCGCCGTACACCGGCTCGGCCATCGGTCAGCACTGGATGTACCAGGGCAAGCACGTCCTGATCGTCTTCGACGACCTGTCGAAGCAGGCCGACGCCTACCGCGCCGTGTCCCTGCTGCTGCGTCGTCCGCCGGGCCGTGAGGCCTACCCGGGTGACGTCTTCTACCTGCACTCGCGTCTGCTGGAGCGCTGCGCCAAGCTCTCCGACGAGATGGGCGCCGGCTCGATGACCGGTCTGCCGATCGTCGAGACCAAGGCGAACGACGTGTCGGCGTTCATCCCGACCAACGTCATCTCCATCACCGACGGCCAGTGCTTCCTGGAGTCGGACCTCTTCAACGCCGGTCAGCGTCCCGCGCTGAACGTCGGTATCTCGGTCTCCCGTGTCGGTGGCTCCGCCCAGCACAAGGCCATGAAGCAGGTCTCCGGCCGTCTTCGCGTGGACCTCGCCCAGTTCCGTGAGCTGGAGGCCTTCGCCGCCTTCGGTTCCGACCTGGACGCCGCGTCGAAGTCCGCCCTGGAGCGCGGCAAGCGCATGGTCGAGCTGCTGAAGCAGTCGCAGTACGCCCCGTACTCGACCGAGGACCAGGTCGTCTCCATCTGGGCCGGCACCACCGGCAAGATGGACGACGTCCCGGTCGAGGACATCCGCCGCTTCGAGCGCGAGCTGCTGGACTACCTGCACCGCGAGCACAAGGGCCTGATGACCTCCATCGTCGAGGGCGGCAAGATGTCCGACGACACGCTGCAGGCCGTGGGCGACGCGATCGCGTCCTTCAAGCAGCAGTTCGAGACCTCGGACGGCAAGCTGCTGGGCGAGGGCTGAGCATGGGTGCCCAGCTCCGGGTCTACAAGCGACGGATCAAGTCCGTCACTGCGACCAAGAAGATCACCAAGGCGATGGAGATGATCGCCGCCTCGCGCATCGTCAAGGCACAGCGCCAGGTGGCCGCGTCCACTCCGTACGCCAGTGAGCTCACCCGGGCAGTGACCGCGGTTGCCACCGGCTCCAACACCAAGCACGCCCTGACCACCGAGGTGGAGAACCCGGTCCGGGCCGCGGTGCTGCTCGTCACGAGCGACCGCGGTCTGGCCGGCGGCTACTCCTCCAACGCGATCAAGGCCGCCGACCAGCTCACCACCCGCCTCAAGGCGGAGGGCAAGGAAGTCGTCACGTACATCGTCGGCCGCAAGGGCGTCGCGTACTACAGCTTCCGTGAGCGCCCGGTCGTCCAGTCGTGGACGGGCTTCACCGACAGCCCGACCTACGCCGACGCCAAGAAGGTCGCCGGTCCGCTGATCGAGGCCGTCCAGCAGGACACGGCCGAGGGCGGCGTGGACGAGCTGCACATCGTCTTCACGGAATTCGTGTCGATGATGACGCAGACGCCGGTGGACAAGCGGCTGCTGCCGCTCAGCCTCGAGACGACGGTCGAGGAGTCCGAGGCGGTCAAGGACAAGATCCTGCCGCTGTACGACTTCGAGCCGTCCGACGAGGGCGTGCTCGACGCGCTGCTGCCGCGGTACGTCGAGTCCCGGATCTACAACGCACTGCTGCAGGCCGCCGCTTCCGAGCACGCAGCCCGCCGCCGCGCGATGAAGTCCGCGACCGACAACGCGGAAGAGCTCATCAAGTCGTTCACGCGGCTTGCCAATGCGGCCCGACAGGCCGACATCACCCAGGAAATCAGCGAGATCGTCGGTGGCGCCAGCGCTCTGGCCGACGCGACCGCGGGGAGTGACAACTAATGACGACCACTGTTGAGACGGCCGCCGCCACGGGCCGCGTCGCGCGGGTCATCGGCCCCGTCGTCGACGTGGAGTTCCCCGTCGACGCGATGCCGGAGATCTACAACGCTCTGCACGTCGAGGTCGACGACCCGGCCGAGGAGGGCGGTCGCAAGACCCTGACCCTCGAGGTCGCCCAGCACCTGGGCGAGGGCCTGGTCCGCGCGATCTCCATGCAGCCCACCGACGGTCTGGTCCGCCAGGCCGCGGTGACCAACACGGGCACGGGCATCACCGTTCCGGTCGGCGACGTGACCAAGGGCAAGGTGTTCAACACCCTCGGCCAGGTCCTGAACGACGACCCGTCCGTGACCGCCGACGCCGAGCGCTGGGCGATCCACCGCAAGGCCCCGGCCTTCGACCAGCTCGAGTCCAAGACCGAGATGTTCGAGACCGGCCTGAAGGTCGTCGACCTGCTGACCCCGTACGTCAAGGGCGGCAAGATCGGTCTGTTCGGTGGTGCCGGTGTCGGCAAGACCGTTCTGATCCAGGAAATGATCATGCGTGTGGCGAAGCTGCACGAGGGCGTTTCCGTCTTCGCCGGCGTCGGTGAGCGCACCCGTGAGGGCAACGACCTCATGGTCGAGATGGAGGAGGCCGGCGTTCTCGACAAGACCGCGCTGGTCTTCGGCCAGATGGACGAGCCCCCGGGCACCCGTCTGCGCGTCGCCCTGGCCGGTCTGACCATGGCGGAGTACTTCCGCGATGTGCAGAAGCAGGACGTGCTGTTCTTCATCGACAACATCTTCCGCTTCACCCAGGCCGGTTCCGAGGTCTCCACCCTGCTGGGCCGCATGCCCTCCGCGGTGGGTTACCAGCCGAACCTCGCGGACGAGATGGGCCTCCTCCAGGAGCGCATCACCTCGACCCGTGGTCACTCGATCACCTCGATGCAGGCGATCTACGTCCCCGCGGACGACCTGACCGACCCGGCGCCGGCGACCACCTTCGCCCACCTGGACGCGACCACCGTTCTCTCGCGTCCGATCTCGGAGAAGGGCATCTACCCGGCGGTGGACCCGCTGGACTCGACGTCCCGCATCCTGGACCCGCGCTACATCGCGCAGGAGCACTACGAGTGCGCCTCGCGCGTCAAGGGGATCCTGCAGAAGTACAAGGACCTCCAGGACATCATCGCGATCCTCGGTATCGACGAGCTGGGCGAAGAGGACAAGCTGGTCGTCCACCGCGCCCGTCGCGTCGAGCGCTTCCTGTCGCAGAACACCCACGCGGCGAAGCAGTTCACCGGTGTCGACGGTTCGGACGTTCCGCTGGACGAGTCCATCGCCGCGTTCAACGCGATCTGCGACGGTGAGTTCGACCACTTCCCGGAGCAGGCCTTCTTCATGTGCGGTGGTCTTGAGGACCTCAAGAAGAACGCCAAGGAGCTGGGCGTCTCCTGAGCCCTGTGCTCTGACGTCCGGGGGCGGGGCACTCCCGCCCCCGGACGCCACGTCCCCTATTCTTTGACCCAACACCCGCCGTACCCGGCGGGTGGAGACCCGAGGAGCCACGTTGGCTGCTGAGCTGCACGTCGAGCTGGTCGCGGCGGACCGAAGCGTCTGGTCCGGCGAGGCCACTCTGGTCATCGCGCGTACCACATCGGGTGACATCGGCGTCATGCCCGGCCACCAGCCGCTTCTCGGTGTGCTGGAGTCCGGCCCGGTGACCATCAAGACCGCCGACGGCAACGTCGTCGCCGCGGTGCACGGCGGTTTCATCTCGTTCGCCGACGACAAGCTCTCGCTGCTCGCCGAGATCGCGGAGCTTGCCGACGAGATCGACGTCAAGCGTGCGGAGCGGGCGCTCGAGCGCGCGAAGGCGGAGGCTGACGCCGCCGCCGAGCGTCGCGCGGATGTCCGGCTGAAGGCGGTCACGGGCGTTCACTAGCCCCGATCCGCTGTACGTACGTCCCTCAGCCGCGGACCGCACTGGAACCCTCCAGGGCGGTCCGCGGCTGAGGCAATAACGCAGGTGCGGTTGCTCTAGATGATGCGAGGAGGTCGGTGGAGATGGTCCTCGCGCTGCTCGTGAGCGGCATCGTCGTCCTGCTGGTGCTGGTGGGGCTCTTCGTCTTCGGACTGCGGAGACGGCTCATCCAGCGGTCCGGCGGTACGTTCGACTGCAGCCTGCGCTGGAACGTCCCCGAGGAGGATCCCGAGCCGCTCGGCAAGGGATGGGTGTACGGCGTCGCCCGCTACAACGGTGACCGGATCGAGTGGTTCCGGGTCTTCTCGTACGCGCCGAGGCCCCGCCGCGCCCTGGAGCGCGACTCCATCGAGGTGCTGGAGCGCCGCACTCCCCAGGGCGAGGAGGAGCTGGCCCTGCTGTCGGACGCGACCGTGCTGGTCTGTCTGCACCGGGGGACGCGTCTGGAGCTGGCCATGAGCGAGGACGCGCTGACCGGCTTCCTGGCCTGGCTGGAGGCGGCGCCCCCCGGGCAGCGGGTCAACGTCGCTTGACGAGGTCCGGCACCGCCCCGTCGGGGTCCCCGTCCTCGCCCTTGTCCTTCGGCTGCTTCGGCCAGATCGTGTAGCTCACCGCGATGGCCAGGTTGATGCCGACCACGATGAGCATCTTCGTCTGCCAGGCCCGCAGGGAACTGACGTCCCCCGAGTCGCCGACGTACCAGACGGCCGCCTGGAGCAGAGCGGCCGCCACGGCCGCCGCAAGGATCCACCGGCCGGCCACCTTCCACTCGTACGCGGTGCGCGCCGCCCCGTGCTTCGGCGGCTTGACCGGCGGGGGGCCGCCCGCGAAGCGGTGGGCGAAGCGCTGGTCGACCCACGTGATCGTGGAGTGTCCCAGGCCCACCGAGTAGCCGATGTAGACCGCGGCCAGGCCGTGTTTCCAGTCGGCCGACGCGCCGTTCCTCAGGTCGACCGCGGTGGCGATCAGCAGCACCAGTTCCAGTACGGGTTCC is a window encoding:
- the atpB gene encoding F0F1 ATP synthase subunit A; translated protein: MSADQTLLAFETDCHIFDGCGFPAPGLHSFLFEPIFSIGGYDFNKPMLLAVLTTVIVIGFFWAAFGKAKVVPGKLQMVGEAGYDFVRRGIVYEALGKKQGEKYVPFMVSLFFFVWIMNLWSIIPVAQFPVTSIIAFPAALALIVYVMWMTLTFKKHGFVGGLKNITGYDKSLGGVLPLAVVLEFFSNVLIRPFTHAVRLFANMFAGHLLILMFTVASWYLLNGIGIAYAGVSFVMTIVMTGFELFIQAVQAYVFVLLATNYIQGALAEHH
- the atpE gene encoding ATP synthase F0 subunit C; this translates as MSAALQTIAAGVEIKGNLGSIGYGLAAIGPGVGVGIVFGNGTQALARQPEAAGLIRANQILGFAFCEALALIGLVMPFVYPTS
- a CDS encoding F0F1 ATP synthase subunit B, with translation MLASEGELENPLLPPIPELVIGLVAFAIVFIFLGKKLLPNINKVLDERRAAIEGGMEKAEAAQAEAQQVLEDYRAQLADARHEAARLRQEAQEQGVALIAEMRSEGQRQREEIIAAGHAQVEADRKAAAASLRQDVGQLAIDLAGKIVGESLADSARQSRTIDRFLDALEEKSVDVTKAEATR
- a CDS encoding F0F1 ATP synthase subunit delta encodes the protein MSLASREATASARESLDALADNTSVDAAKLAEELAAVTALLDREVSLRRVLTDPAQDGEAKAGLAKRLLGGQVGDECADLVAGMVRSRWSRSRDLVDAIEELASGADLIAAERAGDLDDVEDELFRFGRIVASNSELRSALTDRVAVRSAKAGLLHELLGGRANPVTERLVVRLVTAPRGRSLEAGLNALSKLAADRRDRMVAEVVSAVPLTDQQKQRLGEGLAKLYGRRVHLNLDVDPEVLGGIQVRIGDEVITGTIADRLAEASRRMAG
- the atpA gene encoding F0F1 ATP synthase subunit alpha, giving the protein MAELTIRPEEIRDALENFVQAYKPDAASREEVGTVSVAGDGIAKVEGLPSAMANELLKFEDGTLGLALNLEEREIGAVILGEFSGIEEGQPVQRTGEVLSVAVGEGYLGRVVDPLGNPIDGLGEIATEGRRALELQAPTVMQRKSVHEPMETGYKAVDAMTPVGRGQRQLIIGDRQTGKTALAVDTIINQRDNWRTGDPKKQVRCIYVAIGQKGSTIASVRAALEEAGALEYTTIVAAPASDPAGFKFLAPYTGSAIGQHWMYQGKHVLIVFDDLSKQADAYRAVSLLLRRPPGREAYPGDVFYLHSRLLERCAKLSDEMGAGSMTGLPIVETKANDVSAFIPTNVISITDGQCFLESDLFNAGQRPALNVGISVSRVGGSAQHKAMKQVSGRLRVDLAQFRELEAFAAFGSDLDAASKSALERGKRMVELLKQSQYAPYSTEDQVVSIWAGTTGKMDDVPVEDIRRFERELLDYLHREHKGLMTSIVEGGKMSDDTLQAVGDAIASFKQQFETSDGKLLGEG
- a CDS encoding F0F1 ATP synthase subunit gamma, translated to MGAQLRVYKRRIKSVTATKKITKAMEMIAASRIVKAQRQVAASTPYASELTRAVTAVATGSNTKHALTTEVENPVRAAVLLVTSDRGLAGGYSSNAIKAADQLTTRLKAEGKEVVTYIVGRKGVAYYSFRERPVVQSWTGFTDSPTYADAKKVAGPLIEAVQQDTAEGGVDELHIVFTEFVSMMTQTPVDKRLLPLSLETTVEESEAVKDKILPLYDFEPSDEGVLDALLPRYVESRIYNALLQAAASEHAARRRAMKSATDNAEELIKSFTRLANAARQADITQEISEIVGGASALADATAGSDN
- the atpD gene encoding F0F1 ATP synthase subunit beta, with translation MTTTVETAAATGRVARVIGPVVDVEFPVDAMPEIYNALHVEVDDPAEEGGRKTLTLEVAQHLGEGLVRAISMQPTDGLVRQAAVTNTGTGITVPVGDVTKGKVFNTLGQVLNDDPSVTADAERWAIHRKAPAFDQLESKTEMFETGLKVVDLLTPYVKGGKIGLFGGAGVGKTVLIQEMIMRVAKLHEGVSVFAGVGERTREGNDLMVEMEEAGVLDKTALVFGQMDEPPGTRLRVALAGLTMAEYFRDVQKQDVLFFIDNIFRFTQAGSEVSTLLGRMPSAVGYQPNLADEMGLLQERITSTRGHSITSMQAIYVPADDLTDPAPATTFAHLDATTVLSRPISEKGIYPAVDPLDSTSRILDPRYIAQEHYECASRVKGILQKYKDLQDIIAILGIDELGEEDKLVVHRARRVERFLSQNTHAAKQFTGVDGSDVPLDESIAAFNAICDGEFDHFPEQAFFMCGGLEDLKKNAKELGVS
- a CDS encoding F0F1 ATP synthase subunit epsilon, whose amino-acid sequence is MAAELHVELVAADRSVWSGEATLVIARTTSGDIGVMPGHQPLLGVLESGPVTIKTADGNVVAAVHGGFISFADDKLSLLAEIAELADEIDVKRAERALERAKAEADAAAERRADVRLKAVTGVH
- a CDS encoding DUF2550 domain-containing protein codes for the protein MVLALLVSGIVVLLVLVGLFVFGLRRRLIQRSGGTFDCSLRWNVPEEDPEPLGKGWVYGVARYNGDRIEWFRVFSYAPRPRRALERDSIEVLERRTPQGEEELALLSDATVLVCLHRGTRLELAMSEDALTGFLAWLEAAPPGQRVNVA